One genomic segment of Ictalurus punctatus breed USDA103 chromosome 12, Coco_2.0, whole genome shotgun sequence includes these proteins:
- the LOC108272476 gene encoding zinc finger protein 239 encodes MKSESRRRSLGKSPQTPAATGSKMYHCSDCGESFTKTPLKNHKCIHTEDKPHHCGQCGKSFTCQSHLKQHQRIHTGEKPYHCSQCGNSFTCQSHLKQHQRIHTGVKPYHCGQRGKSFYQEGNLRTHKRIHTGEKPYHCGQCGKSFSFQSNLQVHKRIHTGEKPYYCSHCGNSFTRQSNLQQHELIHTGEKPYHCSQCGKSFTCQSHLQQHQRIHTGEKPYHCSQCGKSFTSQSNLQVHERIHTGEKPYYCFQCGNSFTRQSHLQRHEHIHTGEKPYHCSQCWKSFTRESHFQQHQRIHTGEKPYLCGQCGKSFNQEGNLRTHQRIHTGEKPYHCSECGKSFRYHSALYSHQQCHTGQKPYLCGHCGRSYAHARSLRIHKCSNIKPSALDK; translated from the exons ATGAAATCAGAGTCCAGACGCCGCTCTTTAGGAAAATCTCCACAGACTCCTGCTGCTACTGGCTCAAAG ATGTACCACTGCTCAGATTGTGGGGAGAGTTTTACTAAAACTCCTCTTAAAAATCACAAGTGCATTCACACAGAAGACAAGCCGCATCattgtggacagtgtgggaagagttttacatgTCAGAGTCATCTCAaacaacaccagcgcattcacacaggagagaagccgtatcactgctcacagtgtggaaataGTTTTACATGTCAGAGTCATCTCAaacaacaccagcgcattcacacaggagtgaagccgtatcactgtggacagcgTGGGAAGAGTTTTTATCAAGAGGGTAATCTTCGGACACacaagcgcattcacacaggagagaagccgtatcactgtggacagtgtgggaagagttttagttTCCAGAGTAATCTCCAAGTACACAAgcgcattcacacgggagagaagccatatTACTGCTCCCACTGTGGAAATAGTTTTACTCGTCAGAGTAATCTCCAACAACATGAgctcattcacacaggagagaagccgtatcactgctcacagtgtgggaagagttttacttgtcagagtcatctccaacaacaccagcgcattcacacaggagagaagccgtatcactgctcacagtgtgggaagagttttacttccCAGAGTAATCTCCAAGTacacgagcgcattcacacgggagagaagccgtattacTGCTTCCAGTGTGGAAATAGTTTTACTCGTCAGAGTCATCTCCAACGACATGAGCacattcacacgggagagaagccgtatcactgctcacagtgttgGAAGAGTTTTACACGAGAAAGTCATTTCcaacaacaccagcgcattcacacaggagagaagccgtatctctgtggacagtgtgggaagagttttaatcaagaAGGTAATCTTCGGACACACCAGCGCatacacacaggagagaagccttatcactgctcagagtgtgggaaaagttttcGTTACCATAGTGCCCTCTACAGCCACCAGCAGTGTCATACAGGACAGAAGCCGTACCTCTGTGGACACTGTGGACGGAGCTATGCTCATGCAAGATCATTAAGGATACACAAGTGCTCTAACATAAAGCCATCAGCTCTTGACAAGTGA